The Streptomyces sp. Je 1-332 genome has a window encoding:
- a CDS encoding tyrosine-type recombinase/integrase produces the protein MNSGKVFTQADGSPWHPNNVSQAFERFIKRLALPPIRLHDLRHCAASLSLAAGLSMKAIQALLGHSSYQLTADTYTSLMPQFEQAAANAPVDLVPRRNAAEQPTPEGPLAVATVGDEGSVATADAGETLSEANESDQSGEEGRRLRLVLPSVAPAEATGAA, from the coding sequence ATCAACTCCGGCAAGGTCTTCACCCAAGCCGACGGAAGCCCCTGGCACCCCAACAACGTCTCCCAAGCCTTCGAGCGATTCATCAAACGCCTCGCCCTACCACCCATCCGACTCCACGACCTACGACACTGCGCGGCGTCCCTCAGCCTCGCCGCCGGCCTGTCCATGAAGGCCATCCAGGCCCTACTCGGCCACAGCAGCTACCAGCTCACCGCCGACACCTACACCTCGCTGATGCCGCAGTTCGAACAGGCAGCAGCCAACGCGCCCGTCGACCTCGTACCACGCCGCAACGCAGCTGAGCAGCCCACCCCAGAGGGACCCCTCGCCGTGGCCACGGTGGGGGACGAGGGATCCGTCGCCACCGCAGACGCAGGGGAGACACTGTCCGAGGCCAACGAGTCTGATCAAAGTGGCGAAGAAGGCCGCCGCCTTCGCCTTGTCCTGCCTTCCGTGGCCCCGGCTGAGGCCACGGGCGCCGCCTGA
- a CDS encoding SAM-dependent methyltransferase, which translates to MSSEPADIHQIDTSLPHSARVWNYWLGGKDHYASDQMAGDAYKEKFPLIVPMAQESRDVLRRSVTWMAREGVKQFLDVGAGLPTANNTHEIAQRIAPDSRVVYVDHDPIVLMHVDTLLRSTPEGATDYVLADMRDTETILQGAAKTLDMTRPIGLVINDVLGHISPWEDVLTLVRGLVSGLPSGSFASLTHSDADDELHRSVQEEYNNSGAIPYILRSPEQTISLFDGLDLVDPGFVPWPKWKPDAAMPGSLTIRAGWVGVARVP; encoded by the coding sequence ATGAGCAGCGAACCAGCAGACATCCACCAGATAGACACGTCCCTGCCGCACAGCGCACGCGTCTGGAACTACTGGCTGGGCGGCAAGGACCACTACGCATCTGACCAAATGGCAGGCGACGCCTATAAAGAGAAGTTCCCCCTGATTGTCCCGATGGCCCAGGAGTCTCGCGATGTACTGCGTCGCTCGGTGACCTGGATGGCGCGGGAAGGCGTCAAACAGTTCCTCGATGTGGGTGCCGGGTTACCCACAGCCAACAACACCCACGAGATTGCTCAACGCATCGCGCCGGACAGCCGGGTGGTCTACGTGGATCACGACCCGATCGTCCTGATGCACGTCGACACGCTCCTCAGGAGCACACCTGAAGGCGCCACGGACTACGTGTTGGCAGACATGCGCGACACCGAGACGATCCTTCAAGGCGCCGCGAAAACATTGGACATGACCCGGCCCATCGGTCTCGTGATCAATGACGTACTGGGTCACATTTCCCCGTGGGAAGACGTTCTGACCTTGGTGCGTGGTCTGGTATCAGGTCTCCCTTCGGGCAGCTTTGCCTCACTGACACACTCCGATGCCGACGACGAACTGCACCGCAGTGTGCAGGAGGAGTACAACAACTCCGGCGCGATCCCCTACATCCTGCGCAGCCCGGAGCAGACGATCTCCCTCTTTGATGGCCTTGATCTCGTCGATCCTGGATTCGTTCCCTGGCCGAAGTGGAAGCCGGACGCGGCCATGCCGGGCTCGCTGACCATACGGGCCGGCTGGGTTGGCGTGGCACGGGTACCGTGA
- a CDS encoding SMI1/KNR4 family protein, with the protein MTDYLPAVLAMLGPAQNRFADPAAWDRLHADLGIQLPPDYRVLVDAYAPIQLNGHLYLHHPATERWNLGQEIQRSIQAWSEVPWDELDLDADEDPRQLFGLDELSFGTRNGLWPIASTDRGEAIFLIAATSVPRLLVSYDETWAEHRMSFAEWLYRYLIGEDMTGPNSAAFYPGPVQMRHLPMSVDERPEPWYGPDRGM; encoded by the coding sequence ATGACCGACTACTTGCCCGCCGTTTTGGCGATGCTCGGCCCGGCCCAGAACCGCTTTGCGGACCCTGCTGCTTGGGACCGTCTCCACGCGGATCTCGGTATACAACTGCCGCCCGACTACCGGGTCCTGGTTGACGCCTACGCCCCGATCCAGCTCAATGGCCACCTGTACCTCCATCATCCGGCGACCGAGCGATGGAACCTGGGGCAGGAGATCCAAAGAAGCATCCAAGCATGGTCCGAGGTGCCGTGGGACGAGCTCGATCTCGACGCGGACGAGGACCCGCGCCAGCTCTTCGGACTCGACGAGTTGAGCTTCGGCACCCGCAACGGGCTGTGGCCGATCGCGAGCACCGACCGAGGAGAGGCAATCTTTCTCATCGCTGCCACCAGTGTCCCCCGGCTCCTGGTGAGTTACGACGAAACCTGGGCGGAGCACCGCATGAGCTTCGCCGAGTGGCTCTACCGCTATCTCATCGGTGAAGACATGACCGGTCCCAACAGCGCAGCCTTCTATCCAGGCCCTGTGCAGATGCGACACCTGCCGATGTCCGTCGACGAACGTCCCGAGCCTTGGTACGGCCCAGACCGCGGTATGTGA
- a CDS encoding IS5 family transposase (programmed frameshift), whose product MVERLVPDRMWELFQRVVPAAPVRPQGGGRRRYGDRQVLAAIVFVATTGCTWRQLPPGFGPSGPTAHRRFTEWSRARVWGKLHRLVLDELGVRGELDWSRCAIDSANMRAMKGGTLAGPNPVDRGKKGSKIHLITERTGLPLSIGISAANTHDSQGLEPLVRGIPPIRSRRGPRRRRPDKLHADKGYDYDHLLRWLRARSIVPRIARRGTESSQRLGRHRWTVERTVAWLAGCRRLHRRYERKAEHFLAFAAIAAALICYRRLAKGITAT is encoded by the exons ATGGTGGAGCGTCTGGTGCCGGACAGAATGTGGGAGTTGTTCCAGCGGGTGGTACCGGCCGCTCCCGTACGGCCTCAGGGTGGGGGCCGCCGCAGGTATGGAGACCGACAGGTGCTGGCGGCGATCGTGTTCGTGGCCACGACCGGCTGCACGTGGAGACAGCTGCCACCGGGCTTTGGCCCGTCCGGGCCGACCGCACACCGGCGGTTCACTGAGTGGAGCCGGGCTCGAGTGTGGGGCAAGCTCCACCGCCTGGTGCTGGACGAACTCGGCGTCCGAGGAGAGTTGGACTGGTCGCGATGCGCGATCGACTCGGCGAACATGCGGGCGATGAAAGGGGGGACCT TGGCGGGTCCGAACCCCGTAGATCGCGGCAAGAAGGGCTCAAAGATCCACTTGATCACTGAGCGGACTGGTCTGCCTCTCTCCATCGGCATCTCCGCTGCGAACACCCATGACAGCCAGGGGCTGGAACCACTGGTACGGGGTATCCCGCCGATCCGCTCCCGACGCGGACCGCGTCGGCGACGGCCCGACAAGCTTCACGCCGACAAGGGCTATGACTACGACCACCTGCTCCGATGGCTTCGCGCCCGGAGCATCGTCCCGCGCATTGCCCGCAGGGGCACGGAGTCCTCACAACGGCTGGGCCGCCACCGTTGGACCGTGGAGCGCACGGTCGCGTGGCTCGCTGGGTGCCGCCGCTTGCACCGTCGCTATGAACGCAAGGCAGAACACTTCCTCGCCTTCGCCGCAATCGCCGCCGCCCTGATCTGCTACCGCAGACTGGCGAAGGGCATCACTGCGACGTGA
- a CDS encoding GntR family transcriptional regulator translates to MDPTVSLQLGVDRSSPVPLYFQLSQQLEAAIERGALTPGTLLGNEIELAGRLGLSRPTVRQAIQSLVEKGLLVRRRGIGTQVVHSQVKRPLELSSLYDDLEAAGQRPETRVLRNTVEPASAETAAALGIAEGEEVHLVERLRLAHGEPMAYLRNHIPSGLLALDTARLEATGLYRLMRGASITLHSARQSVGARAATADEGERLGEPAGAPLLTMQRTTFDDTGRAVEFGSHIYRASRYSFEFQLLVRP, encoded by the coding sequence GTGGACCCGACCGTCTCGCTCCAGCTCGGCGTCGACCGCAGCAGCCCGGTCCCGCTGTACTTCCAGCTGTCCCAGCAGCTGGAGGCGGCGATCGAGCGCGGTGCCCTGACGCCGGGCACCCTGCTCGGCAACGAGATCGAGCTCGCGGGGCGACTCGGTCTGTCCCGGCCGACCGTCCGCCAGGCCATCCAGTCGCTCGTCGAGAAGGGGCTGCTAGTCCGCCGCAGGGGCATCGGCACCCAGGTCGTGCACAGCCAGGTCAAGCGCCCCCTCGAACTCAGCAGCCTCTACGACGACCTGGAGGCCGCGGGCCAGCGCCCCGAGACCCGTGTCCTGCGCAACACCGTCGAACCGGCCTCCGCCGAGACCGCGGCCGCGCTCGGCATCGCGGAGGGCGAGGAGGTCCACCTGGTGGAGCGGCTCCGCCTGGCGCACGGCGAGCCCATGGCCTACCTCCGCAACCACATCCCGTCCGGGCTGCTCGCCCTCGACACCGCACGCCTGGAGGCCACCGGCCTCTACCGCCTGATGCGCGGCGCGAGCATCACCCTGCACAGCGCGCGCCAGTCCGTGGGCGCCCGCGCCGCCACCGCCGATGAGGGCGAGCGGCTCGGCGAACCGGCCGGGGCCCCGCTGCTCACGATGCAGCGCACGACCTTCGACGACACGGGCCGCGCGGTCGAGTTCGGTTCGCACATCTACCGGGCCTCGCGCTACTCCTTCGAGTTCCAGCTCCTCGTACGGCCGTAG
- a CDS encoding sugar ABC transporter substrate-binding protein, producing MRSPTRRTARTAAALVAVIALAAGCSSSGGKDDEDKSGDGGGGGGGGKGVSTPRLKIAMVTHSGEGDTFWDIVQSGAKQAARKDNVEFLYSNDKEAKGQAELVQSAIDKKVDGIVVTLAKPEAMKAVLGKAEAAGIPVVTINSGGEFSAEFGALSHIGQDESVAGEAVGDELDKRGKKKALCVIHEQGNVSLEQRCAGVKKTFKGSVENLNVEGTNAPNAQSSISAKLQATKDIDAVVTLGAPIAALSVKAKEDAGGAAGKAEVATFDLNAEVVKRLKAKEVGFAVDQQPYLQGYLAIDELWLYKTNANVLGGGKPVLTGPAVVTEKDVPKLEKYTARGTR from the coding sequence ATGCGCAGTCCCACCAGGCGCACAGCGCGCACGGCAGCAGCTCTCGTAGCGGTGATCGCGCTCGCGGCCGGCTGCAGCAGCTCCGGCGGCAAGGACGACGAGGACAAGTCGGGTGACGGCGGGGGAGGCGGGGGAGGCGGCAAGGGCGTCAGCACGCCGCGCCTCAAGATCGCGATGGTCACGCACTCCGGCGAGGGCGACACCTTCTGGGACATCGTCCAGAGCGGCGCCAAGCAGGCGGCCCGCAAGGACAACGTCGAGTTCCTCTACTCCAACGACAAAGAGGCCAAGGGCCAGGCCGAGCTCGTCCAGTCGGCGATCGACAAGAAGGTCGACGGCATCGTCGTGACCCTGGCCAAGCCCGAGGCGATGAAGGCGGTCCTCGGCAAGGCGGAAGCCGCCGGGATACCGGTCGTCACGATCAACTCCGGCGGCGAGTTCTCCGCCGAGTTCGGCGCGCTGAGCCACATCGGCCAGGACGAGTCCGTGGCGGGCGAGGCCGTCGGCGACGAGCTCGACAAGCGGGGCAAGAAGAAGGCGCTCTGCGTCATCCACGAACAGGGCAACGTCTCCCTGGAGCAGCGCTGCGCGGGCGTCAAGAAGACCTTCAAGGGCTCGGTCGAGAACCTCAACGTCGAGGGCACCAACGCGCCGAACGCCCAGTCGTCCATCAGCGCGAAACTCCAGGCCACCAAGGACATCGACGCGGTGGTCACGCTCGGCGCGCCCATCGCCGCCCTCTCGGTGAAGGCCAAGGAGGACGCCGGAGGCGCGGCCGGCAAGGCCGAGGTCGCGACCTTCGACCTGAACGCCGAGGTGGTCAAGCGCCTCAAGGCCAAGGAGGTCGGCTTCGCCGTCGACCAGCAGCCCTACCTCCAGGGCTATCTCGCCATCGACGAGCTGTGGCTCTACAAGACCAACGCGAACGTCCTCGGCGGCGGCAAGCCCGTCCTCACCGGACCCGCCGTCGTGACCGAGAAGGACGTCCCGAAGCTGGAGAAGTACACCGCCCGCGGTACCCGATGA